The following proteins are encoded in a genomic region of Sesamum indicum cultivar Zhongzhi No. 13 linkage group LG8, S_indicum_v1.0, whole genome shotgun sequence:
- the LOC105168517 gene encoding phytochrome-associated serine/threonine-protein phosphatase-like isoform X2 yields the protein MDLDQWITKVKDGQHLSEDELQLLCEYVKEILIEESNVQPVNSPVTVCGDIHGQFHDLMKLFQTGGHVPETNYIFMGDFVDRGYNSVEVFTILLLLKARYPANITLLRGNHESRQLTQVYGFYDECQRKYGNANAWRYCTDVFDYLTLSAIIDGMVLCVHGGLSPDVRTIDQIRVIERNCEIPHEGPFCDLMWSDPEDIETWAVSPRGAGWLFGSRVTSEFNHINKLDLVCRAHQLVQEGLKYMFQDKGLVTVWSAPNYCYRCGNVASILSFNENMHGPRS from the exons aTGGATTTGGACCAGTGGATAACAAAGGTGAAAGATGGACAGCACTTGTCGGAAGATGAGCTTCAGCTTCTCTGCGAATAT GTAAAAGAGATCTTGATTGAGGAGTCCAATGTTCAGCCTGTCAATAGTCCAGTCACGGTATGTGGGGATATCCACGGACAGTTCCATGATTTAATGAAACTTTTCCAGACTGGAGGTCATGTGCCAGAGACAAACTACATATTTATG GGAGATTTTGTTGATCGTGGTTATAACAGTGTAGAAGTTTTCACCATTCTCTTGCTTCTCAAAGCAAG GTATCCAGCCAACATTACTCTTCTACGTGGAAATCATGAAAGCAGGCAACTAACACAG GTTTATGGATTTTATGACGAGTGCCAGCGGAAGTATGGGAATGCTAATGCTTGGCGATATTGCACAGATGTTTTTGACTATCTAACTTTGTCAGCAATTATAGATGGGATG GTACTTTGTGTGCATGGTGGCCTATCTCCGGATGTTAGAACTATTGATCAG ATTCGAGTCATAGAACGGAACTGTGAAATCCCCCATGAAGGGCCCTTCTGCGACTTAATGTGGAGTGATCCTGAAGATATTGAGACATGGGCAGTCAGTCCTCGAGGAGCTGGCTGGCTTTTTGGTTCCAGGGTTACATCTGAG TTCAATCATATTAACAAACTTGATCTAGTTTGTCGCGCCCACCAACTTGTCCAAGAAGGTCTCAAATATATGTTTCAAGATAAAGGGCTTGTGACA GTATGGTCTGCACCAAATTATTGTTACCGTTGTGGAAATGTTGCATCAATATTGAGCTTCAATGAGAACATG CATGGACCAAGATCTTAA
- the LOC105168521 gene encoding coiled-coil domain-containing protein 12 has protein sequence MGGGEEESVEAAAVARRDRLRALKAAQELLNTPDDNAATAKPQNVDNQQPVEQLEQEKEDEDADEDDKEANVHMKFRNYLPHDKQLQEGKLAPPVLPKFEDPVLAAPPPEEKKEDPFLNIAPKKPNWDLRRDVQKRLDKLERRTQKSMLILMEREEARRRSGEDTENGGED, from the exons ATGGGCGGTGGAGAAGAGGAATCAGTGGAGGCGGCGGCCGTCGCACGCAGAGATAGGCTGAGAGCGCTTAAAGCTGCTCAGGAGCTCCTCAACACTCCCGACGATAATGCGGCTACAGCTAAACCTCAAAATGTTGACAATCAGCAACCAGTAGAGCAGCTGgagcaagaaaaagaagatgaagatgcaGATGAAGATGATAAAGAAGC CAATGTCCATATGAAATTCCGAAATTACCTTCCTCATGACAAGCAACTTCAAGAGGGTAAACTTGCCCCACCTGTATTACCTAAGTTTGAAGACCCTGTCCTGGCAGCCCCTCCTCCAGAGGAGAAGAAAGAG GATCCATTTCTAAATATAGCACCAAAGAAACCAAATTGGGACCTGAGGAGGGATGTGCAAAAAAGACTTGACAAGCTTGAGAGACGGACTCAAAAGTCAATGTTAATACTCATGG AACGAGAGGAAGCAAGGAGGAGATCAGGAGAAGACACAGAAAATGGTGGAGAAGACTGA
- the LOC105168518 gene encoding uncharacterized protein LOC105168518 isoform X2 has product MAKGKLILICQSGGEFITKDDGTLSYEGGEANAVNINHETLFDDLKLKLAEMSNLDQRTIIIKYFLPGNRRNLITLRNDKDLNRMIDFHGNSVTAEIFVDGKKGFDHDAIKLQASRASGVKLAETVNHISTPSTAAASVANTPPDVGDLPADKIADSSSPSYTESPTSSEDGAENDSDYKPRLVVKGSGDQSPAVLDMGGSPADAVKKRRRTASWMIGAHGPTIVAVSDNDGDSRRRKKNHRGRSSLAASDNLENQTNDLDSPSSVAFSDDGLPEKLVASWRDCIIGVGQDFKSVKEFREALQKYAIAHRFVYKLKKNDSNRASGICVEEGCSWSIHASWVPACQSFRIKKFNNSHTCGGESWKNAHPAKKLLVSVIKDKLRDSPHHKPKEIAKSISRDFGIELKYTQVRRGIEDAREQLQGSYKESYNRLPWFCEKLVEINAGSIVKLVTDDEKRLQCLFVSFLSCLQGFQNGCRPILFLNATFLKSKYQESLLTATAVDGDDGFFPVAFSIVDTENEENWRWFLEQLKSAIPTTLPLTFVTDREKGLKKTVHEVFENAFHGYSMYHLMESFKRNLRGPFHGEGRGVLPGKFLAAAHAVRLNGFKKFTEQIRQISSNAYDWVIQIEPEHWTSLSFGGEQYNYIVQNVAEPYSKLMDEIRESTIMQKIEALIYMITELINTRQMESSKWATKLTPSKEKRIQDEALKAHALRVFISSDVLFEVHDDSTHVVDIEKWECTCLEWKGSGIPCRHAIAAFNCSGRSVYDYCSRHFTVERYRLTYSESINPVPGIGVPFGKEDADSGDTKVLPPAPRSPNQQKKDQTKTDDPDKRTVTCSKCKEPGHNKASCKATL; this is encoded by the exons ATGGCAAAGGGGAAGCTTATACTAATCTGCCAGTCTGGTGGGGAGTTTATTACCAAGGACGACGGCACATTGTCGTATGAAGGGGGAGAGGCAAATGCTGTAAATATCAATCATGAAACCCTGTTTGATGATCTAAAATTGAAGTTAGCTGAAATGTCTAATTTAGATCAGAGAACAATTATTATCAAGTATTTCCTCCCAGGAAACAGGAGAAATCTTATCACTTTAAGAAATGACAAGGACCTGAACAGAATGATTGATTTTCATGGGAATTCAGTAACTGCCGAAATTTTTGTCGATGGAAAGAAAGGATTTGACCATGATGCTATCAAATTACAAGCCAGCAG GGCCAGTGGTGTGAAACTGGCGGAGACAGTAAACCATATTTCAACACCGTCAACTGCTGCTGCTTCAGTAGCCAATACCCCACCTGATGTTGGTGACCTTCCGGCCGACAAGATTGCAGACAGCTCGAGCCCCAGTTATACTGAGTCACCCACATCTTCAGAAGATGGTGCTGAAAATGATTCTGATTATAAGCCACGGTTAGTTGTAAAGGGTAGTGGTGATCAGAGTCCAGCTGTTTTAGATATGGGTGGTAGTCCAGCAGATGCCGTCAAGAAGCGGAGGCGTACGGCCTCATGGATGATTGGTGCCCATGGTCCAACTATTGTTGCAGTTAGTGATAATGATGGGGACAGTAGAAGGCGGAAGAAAAATCACCGAGGTCGCAGTAGTTTAGCTGCCAGTGACAACTtggaaaatcaaacaaatgaTCTTGACAGTCCTTCCAGTGTCGCTTTTTCTGACGATGGTTTACCAGAAAAATTAGTTGCCTCGTGGAGAGATTGCATCATTGGCGTGGGACAGGACTTTAAAAGTGTGAAGGAGTTTCGGGAGGCATTGCAAAAGTATGCTATTGCTCACCGCTTTGtctataaattgaaaaagaatgaCTCTAATCGTGCAAGTGGCATTTGTGTCGAGGAAGGCTGTTCCTGGAGCATTCATGCATCTTGGGTTCCTGCTTGTCAGTCCTTTCGAATTAAAAAGTTCAACAATTCTCATACATGTGGAGGGGAGTCTTGGAAGAATGCTCATCCTGCAAAGAAATTGCTGGTAAGTGTCATAAAGGACAAATTACGAGACTCCCCACATCATAAACCCAAAGAAATTGCTAAAAGCATTTCGCGAGACTTTGGAATTGAATTGAAGTATACACAAGTAAGGCGTGGGATAGAGGACGCTCGCGAGCAACTCCAGGGTTCATATAAAGAGTCATACAATCGCTTGCCTTGGTTTTGTGAAAAGCTGGTGGAGATAAATGCTGGTAGTATCGTTAAGCTGGTGACTGATGATGAGAAAAGACTTCAATGCCTTTTtgtctcttttctttcctgtTTACAAGGCTTCCAGAATGGTTGCCGGCCCATTCTTTTTCTCAATGCTACATTTCTGAAATCAAAATACCAAGAAAGTTTGTTGACAGCGACTGCAGTTGATGGCGATGATGGTTTCTTTCCAGTTGCATTTAGCATAGTTGATACTGAAAATGAGGAGAACTGGCGTTGGTTTCTGGAGCAACTGAAATCTGCAATTCCAACTACCCTACCCTTAACTTTTGTCACAGATAGGGAAAAGGGACTGAAAAAGACTGTCCATGAGGTATTTGAGAATGCTTTCCATGGTTATTCCATGTACCACCTTATGGAAAGTTTCAAGAGAAATTTGAGGGGTCCATTCCATGGAGAAGGAAGAGGTGTTTTACCTGGGAAATTTTTGGCTGCTGCACATGCAGTTCGACTTAATGGTTTTAAGAAGTTCACTGAGCAAATTCGGCAGATTTCTTCAAATGCTTATGATTGGGTAATTCAGATTGAGCCAGAGCATTGGACAAGTTTGTCGTTTGGAGGTGAGCAATATAACTATATTGTACAGAATGTTGCAGAACCATATAGTAAGCTGATGGATGAAATTAGAGAATCAACCATAATGCAGAAGATAGAAGCACTCATTTACATGATAACTGAACTTATAAATACTCGCCAAATGGAGTCAAGCAAATGGGCAACAAAGCTGACTCCTTCCAAAGAGAAAAGGATACAAGATGAAGCTCTTAAAGCACATGCTCTGAGAGTGTTTATATCGTCAGATGTTCTATTTGAGGTTCATGATGATTCTACTCATGTGGTCGATATTGAGAAATGGGAATGCACTTGCCTAGAATGGAAAGGAAGTGGGATACCTTGTCGCCATGCTATTGCTGCTTTCAACTGCTCAGGGAGGAGTGTCTACGATTACTGTTCAAGACACTTCACTGTAGAGCGTTACCGCCTAACGTATTCCGAGTCCATAAATCCGGTTCCTGGAATTGGTGTGCCTTTCGGGAAAGAAGATGCTGATTCAGGTGACACGAAGGTGCTTCCTCCTGCTCCCCGGTCCCCAAATCAACAGAAGAAGGACCAGACTAAAACAGACGATCCGGATAAGAGGACAGTCACTTGTTCCAAATGCAAGGAACCTGGGCACAACAAGGCTTCATGTAAGGCCACCTTGTAG
- the LOC105168518 gene encoding uncharacterized protein LOC105168518 isoform X1 yields MTYLPFRCLLSLFPQIPNRPQVLGFSFIAHPSTVLTSLSPTPVIHAMAKGKLILICQSGGEFITKDDGTLSYEGGEANAVNINHETLFDDLKLKLAEMSNLDQRTIIIKYFLPGNRRNLITLRNDKDLNRMIDFHGNSVTAEIFVDGKKGFDHDAIKLQASRASGVKLAETVNHISTPSTAAASVANTPPDVGDLPADKIADSSSPSYTESPTSSEDGAENDSDYKPRLVVKGSGDQSPAVLDMGGSPADAVKKRRRTASWMIGAHGPTIVAVSDNDGDSRRRKKNHRGRSSLAASDNLENQTNDLDSPSSVAFSDDGLPEKLVASWRDCIIGVGQDFKSVKEFREALQKYAIAHRFVYKLKKNDSNRASGICVEEGCSWSIHASWVPACQSFRIKKFNNSHTCGGESWKNAHPAKKLLVSVIKDKLRDSPHHKPKEIAKSISRDFGIELKYTQVRRGIEDAREQLQGSYKESYNRLPWFCEKLVEINAGSIVKLVTDDEKRLQCLFVSFLSCLQGFQNGCRPILFLNATFLKSKYQESLLTATAVDGDDGFFPVAFSIVDTENEENWRWFLEQLKSAIPTTLPLTFVTDREKGLKKTVHEVFENAFHGYSMYHLMESFKRNLRGPFHGEGRGVLPGKFLAAAHAVRLNGFKKFTEQIRQISSNAYDWVIQIEPEHWTSLSFGGEQYNYIVQNVAEPYSKLMDEIRESTIMQKIEALIYMITELINTRQMESSKWATKLTPSKEKRIQDEALKAHALRVFISSDVLFEVHDDSTHVVDIEKWECTCLEWKGSGIPCRHAIAAFNCSGRSVYDYCSRHFTVERYRLTYSESINPVPGIGVPFGKEDADSGDTKVLPPAPRSPNQQKKDQTKTDDPDKRTVTCSKCKEPGHNKASCKATL; encoded by the exons ATGACCTATCTTCCATTTCGCTGCTTGCTCTCTCTATTTCCCCAAATACCAAATCGACCCCAAGTCCTAGGGTTCTCCTTCATCGCCCACCCCTCTACCGTTCTCACATCACTCTCTCCTACTCCCGTG ATACATGCCATGGCAAAGGGGAAGCTTATACTAATCTGCCAGTCTGGTGGGGAGTTTATTACCAAGGACGACGGCACATTGTCGTATGAAGGGGGAGAGGCAAATGCTGTAAATATCAATCATGAAACCCTGTTTGATGATCTAAAATTGAAGTTAGCTGAAATGTCTAATTTAGATCAGAGAACAATTATTATCAAGTATTTCCTCCCAGGAAACAGGAGAAATCTTATCACTTTAAGAAATGACAAGGACCTGAACAGAATGATTGATTTTCATGGGAATTCAGTAACTGCCGAAATTTTTGTCGATGGAAAGAAAGGATTTGACCATGATGCTATCAAATTACAAGCCAGCAG GGCCAGTGGTGTGAAACTGGCGGAGACAGTAAACCATATTTCAACACCGTCAACTGCTGCTGCTTCAGTAGCCAATACCCCACCTGATGTTGGTGACCTTCCGGCCGACAAGATTGCAGACAGCTCGAGCCCCAGTTATACTGAGTCACCCACATCTTCAGAAGATGGTGCTGAAAATGATTCTGATTATAAGCCACGGTTAGTTGTAAAGGGTAGTGGTGATCAGAGTCCAGCTGTTTTAGATATGGGTGGTAGTCCAGCAGATGCCGTCAAGAAGCGGAGGCGTACGGCCTCATGGATGATTGGTGCCCATGGTCCAACTATTGTTGCAGTTAGTGATAATGATGGGGACAGTAGAAGGCGGAAGAAAAATCACCGAGGTCGCAGTAGTTTAGCTGCCAGTGACAACTtggaaaatcaaacaaatgaTCTTGACAGTCCTTCCAGTGTCGCTTTTTCTGACGATGGTTTACCAGAAAAATTAGTTGCCTCGTGGAGAGATTGCATCATTGGCGTGGGACAGGACTTTAAAAGTGTGAAGGAGTTTCGGGAGGCATTGCAAAAGTATGCTATTGCTCACCGCTTTGtctataaattgaaaaagaatgaCTCTAATCGTGCAAGTGGCATTTGTGTCGAGGAAGGCTGTTCCTGGAGCATTCATGCATCTTGGGTTCCTGCTTGTCAGTCCTTTCGAATTAAAAAGTTCAACAATTCTCATACATGTGGAGGGGAGTCTTGGAAGAATGCTCATCCTGCAAAGAAATTGCTGGTAAGTGTCATAAAGGACAAATTACGAGACTCCCCACATCATAAACCCAAAGAAATTGCTAAAAGCATTTCGCGAGACTTTGGAATTGAATTGAAGTATACACAAGTAAGGCGTGGGATAGAGGACGCTCGCGAGCAACTCCAGGGTTCATATAAAGAGTCATACAATCGCTTGCCTTGGTTTTGTGAAAAGCTGGTGGAGATAAATGCTGGTAGTATCGTTAAGCTGGTGACTGATGATGAGAAAAGACTTCAATGCCTTTTtgtctcttttctttcctgtTTACAAGGCTTCCAGAATGGTTGCCGGCCCATTCTTTTTCTCAATGCTACATTTCTGAAATCAAAATACCAAGAAAGTTTGTTGACAGCGACTGCAGTTGATGGCGATGATGGTTTCTTTCCAGTTGCATTTAGCATAGTTGATACTGAAAATGAGGAGAACTGGCGTTGGTTTCTGGAGCAACTGAAATCTGCAATTCCAACTACCCTACCCTTAACTTTTGTCACAGATAGGGAAAAGGGACTGAAAAAGACTGTCCATGAGGTATTTGAGAATGCTTTCCATGGTTATTCCATGTACCACCTTATGGAAAGTTTCAAGAGAAATTTGAGGGGTCCATTCCATGGAGAAGGAAGAGGTGTTTTACCTGGGAAATTTTTGGCTGCTGCACATGCAGTTCGACTTAATGGTTTTAAGAAGTTCACTGAGCAAATTCGGCAGATTTCTTCAAATGCTTATGATTGGGTAATTCAGATTGAGCCAGAGCATTGGACAAGTTTGTCGTTTGGAGGTGAGCAATATAACTATATTGTACAGAATGTTGCAGAACCATATAGTAAGCTGATGGATGAAATTAGAGAATCAACCATAATGCAGAAGATAGAAGCACTCATTTACATGATAACTGAACTTATAAATACTCGCCAAATGGAGTCAAGCAAATGGGCAACAAAGCTGACTCCTTCCAAAGAGAAAAGGATACAAGATGAAGCTCTTAAAGCACATGCTCTGAGAGTGTTTATATCGTCAGATGTTCTATTTGAGGTTCATGATGATTCTACTCATGTGGTCGATATTGAGAAATGGGAATGCACTTGCCTAGAATGGAAAGGAAGTGGGATACCTTGTCGCCATGCTATTGCTGCTTTCAACTGCTCAGGGAGGAGTGTCTACGATTACTGTTCAAGACACTTCACTGTAGAGCGTTACCGCCTAACGTATTCCGAGTCCATAAATCCGGTTCCTGGAATTGGTGTGCCTTTCGGGAAAGAAGATGCTGATTCAGGTGACACGAAGGTGCTTCCTCCTGCTCCCCGGTCCCCAAATCAACAGAAGAAGGACCAGACTAAAACAGACGATCCGGATAAGAGGACAGTCACTTGTTCCAAATGCAAGGAACCTGGGCACAACAAGGCTTCATGTAAGGCCACCTTGTAG
- the LOC105168517 gene encoding phytochrome-associated serine/threonine-protein phosphatase-like isoform X1 yields MDLDQWITKVKDGQHLSEDELQLLCEYVKEILIEESNVQPVNSPVTVCGDIHGQFHDLMKLFQTGGHVPETNYIFMGDFVDRGYNSVEVFTILLLLKARYPANITLLRGNHESRQLTQVYGFYDECQRKYGNANAWRYCTDVFDYLTLSAIIDGMVLCVHGGLSPDVRTIDQIRVIERNCEIPHEGPFCDLMWSDPEDIETWAVSPRGAGWLFGSRVTSEFNHINKLDLVCRAHQLVQEGLKYMFQDKGLVTVWSAPNYCYRCGNVASILSFNENMEREVKFFTETEENNQMRGPRTGVPYFL; encoded by the exons aTGGATTTGGACCAGTGGATAACAAAGGTGAAAGATGGACAGCACTTGTCGGAAGATGAGCTTCAGCTTCTCTGCGAATAT GTAAAAGAGATCTTGATTGAGGAGTCCAATGTTCAGCCTGTCAATAGTCCAGTCACGGTATGTGGGGATATCCACGGACAGTTCCATGATTTAATGAAACTTTTCCAGACTGGAGGTCATGTGCCAGAGACAAACTACATATTTATG GGAGATTTTGTTGATCGTGGTTATAACAGTGTAGAAGTTTTCACCATTCTCTTGCTTCTCAAAGCAAG GTATCCAGCCAACATTACTCTTCTACGTGGAAATCATGAAAGCAGGCAACTAACACAG GTTTATGGATTTTATGACGAGTGCCAGCGGAAGTATGGGAATGCTAATGCTTGGCGATATTGCACAGATGTTTTTGACTATCTAACTTTGTCAGCAATTATAGATGGGATG GTACTTTGTGTGCATGGTGGCCTATCTCCGGATGTTAGAACTATTGATCAG ATTCGAGTCATAGAACGGAACTGTGAAATCCCCCATGAAGGGCCCTTCTGCGACTTAATGTGGAGTGATCCTGAAGATATTGAGACATGGGCAGTCAGTCCTCGAGGAGCTGGCTGGCTTTTTGGTTCCAGGGTTACATCTGAG TTCAATCATATTAACAAACTTGATCTAGTTTGTCGCGCCCACCAACTTGTCCAAGAAGGTCTCAAATATATGTTTCAAGATAAAGGGCTTGTGACA GTATGGTCTGCACCAAATTATTGTTACCGTTGTGGAAATGTTGCATCAATATTGAGCTTCAATGAGAACATG GAAAGAGAAGTGAAGTTTTTCACAGAGACCGAGGAGAACAACCAAATGCGAGGGCCAAGAACTGGGGTCCCTTATTTTCTTTGA